A genomic segment from Corylus avellana chromosome ca5, CavTom2PMs-1.0 encodes:
- the LOC132183306 gene encoding RING-H2 finger protein ATL46 isoform X1, giving the protein MVSECAHMICGMSEYKEQKWFLEHTHLKMSSIQHQLQLKDGYLSYPPPVSPSFSSPYTGTFHKESTPSSSGTRISPALLFIIVILAVLFFISGLLHLLVRFLVKHPSSSASTRSNRYPEISSSDALQRQLQQLFHLHDSGLDQAFIDALPVFQYKEIVGLKEPFDCAVCLCEFSEKDKLRLLPMCSHAFHINCIDTWLLSNSTCPLCRGTLFNPGFSIENPIFDFDDLREEDGCSGDGQNRFTSSQKKVEMEEIVVEKGGFPVRLGKFRKPDVEAGETEVGETSSSNLDARRCFSMGSYQYVLGNSELRVALYHDRQGLDIKLARGIEHNGNSSVDGDVEGKKIGTVTKGESYSVSKIWQWSKKGKFSSSSDVQMGMPPSLNTELPWMSKPQGT; this is encoded by the coding sequence ATGGTTTCTGAGTGTGCCCATATGATCTGTGGGATGTCAGAGTACAAAGAGCAGAAGTGGTTTTTGGAGCATACTCATTTGAAGATGTCTTCGATTCAGCATCAACTACAGCTAAAAGATGGTTATTTGAGCTACCCACCTCCTGTTTCTCCTTCATTCTCATCTCCATATACTGGTACTTTTCATAAAGAATCAACCCCTTCATCATCTGGTACTAGAATAAGCCCAGCTCTTCTTTTCATTATAGTAATTCTGGCTGTACTATTTTTCATCTCTGGTCTACTCCACCTTCTTGTTAGATTTCTCGTAAAGCACCCATCTTCCTCTGCATCTACTCGATCTAATAGATACCCAGAAATTTCTAGCTCTGATGCTCTCCAGAGACAGCTACAACAACTCTTCCATCTCCATGACTCTGGCCTAGATCAAGCTTTTATAGATGCTCTTCCTGTTTTCCAGTATAAAGAGATAGTGGGTCTCAAGGAGCCATTTGATTGTGCCGTTTGTCTCTGTGAATTTTCTGAGAAAGACAAGCTCAGATTACTTCCGATGTGTAGCCACGCTTTCCATATCAATTGTATAGACACTTGGCTCTTATCAAATTCAACATGTCCTCTTTGCAGAGGGACCCTCTTCAATCCCGGATTTTCCATTGAAAACCcaatttttgattttgatgatttgagaGAAGAAGATGGTTGTAGTGGTGATGGACAAAACCGGTTCACTTCTAGTCAAAAAAAAGTGGAAATGGAAGAAATTGTAGTCGAGAAGGGGGGTTTCCCAGTGAGACTTGGTAAATTCAGAAAGCCAGATGTTGAAGCAGGGGAGACTGAAGTGGGAGAGACCAGTAGCAGTAATTTAGATGCAAGAAGATGTTTTTCTATGGGATCGTATCAGTATGTACTTGGCAACTCAGAACTCCGGGTTGCCTTGTACCATGATCGACAAGGCCTCGACATAAAGCTCGCAAGAGGGATAGAACATAATGGGAATTCTTCCGTTGATGGGGATGTGGAAGGGAAGAAGATTGGTACTGTGACTAAAGGTGAGAGCTATTCTGTTTCCAAGATCTGGCAGTGGTCAAAGAAAGGCAAATTTTCAAGTTCTTCAGATGTCCAGATGGGCATGCCACCTTCTCTTAATACGGAATTGCCATGGATGAGTAAACCACAAGGGACATGA
- the LOC132183127 gene encoding uncharacterized protein LOC132183127, with amino-acid sequence MSSGQTPEISPRENDDAQELFFANRGCCLCVPCLGSGRGSTVGSVWWERIRTAESEDRWWTRGWKRLRDWSELVAGPKWKTFIRRFNKNNNNNYRQVKFHYDPLSYALNFDEGPGQNDHFDDDFLGRDFSCRYAAIPASAKSSMDLGREGPAFT; translated from the coding sequence ATGTCTTCGGGCCAAACGCCGGAAATCTCCCCGCGCGAAAACGACGACGCGCAGGAGCTCTTCTTCGCGAACAGAGGCTGCTGCCTATGTGTTCCGTGCTTGGGCTCCGGGCGAGGCTCCACCGTCGGATCGGTGTGGTGGGAGCGGATTCGGACGGCGGAGAGCGAGGACCGGTGGTGGACCCGGGGGTGGAAGAGGCTCCGGGATTGGTCGGAGCTCGTGGCAGGTCCGAAATGGAAGACCTTCATCCGCAGGTTCAACAAGAACAATAACAACAACTATAGGCAGGTGAAATTCCACTACGACCCTCTGAGTTACGCCTTGAACTTCGACGAGGGCCCGGGGCAGAACGATCATTTCGACGACGACTTTCTCGGCCGAGACTTCTCGTGCCGGTACGCCGCGATCCCGGCCTCGGCCAAGTCGTCGATGGATTTGGGGAGGGAAGGGCCGGCTTTCACGTGA
- the LOC132183306 gene encoding RING-H2 finger protein ATL46 isoform X2, producing MSSIQHQLQLKDGYLSYPPPVSPSFSSPYTGTFHKESTPSSSGTRISPALLFIIVILAVLFFISGLLHLLVRFLVKHPSSSASTRSNRYPEISSSDALQRQLQQLFHLHDSGLDQAFIDALPVFQYKEIVGLKEPFDCAVCLCEFSEKDKLRLLPMCSHAFHINCIDTWLLSNSTCPLCRGTLFNPGFSIENPIFDFDDLREEDGCSGDGQNRFTSSQKKVEMEEIVVEKGGFPVRLGKFRKPDVEAGETEVGETSSSNLDARRCFSMGSYQYVLGNSELRVALYHDRQGLDIKLARGIEHNGNSSVDGDVEGKKIGTVTKGESYSVSKIWQWSKKGKFSSSSDVQMGMPPSLNTELPWMSKPQGT from the coding sequence ATGTCTTCGATTCAGCATCAACTACAGCTAAAAGATGGTTATTTGAGCTACCCACCTCCTGTTTCTCCTTCATTCTCATCTCCATATACTGGTACTTTTCATAAAGAATCAACCCCTTCATCATCTGGTACTAGAATAAGCCCAGCTCTTCTTTTCATTATAGTAATTCTGGCTGTACTATTTTTCATCTCTGGTCTACTCCACCTTCTTGTTAGATTTCTCGTAAAGCACCCATCTTCCTCTGCATCTACTCGATCTAATAGATACCCAGAAATTTCTAGCTCTGATGCTCTCCAGAGACAGCTACAACAACTCTTCCATCTCCATGACTCTGGCCTAGATCAAGCTTTTATAGATGCTCTTCCTGTTTTCCAGTATAAAGAGATAGTGGGTCTCAAGGAGCCATTTGATTGTGCCGTTTGTCTCTGTGAATTTTCTGAGAAAGACAAGCTCAGATTACTTCCGATGTGTAGCCACGCTTTCCATATCAATTGTATAGACACTTGGCTCTTATCAAATTCAACATGTCCTCTTTGCAGAGGGACCCTCTTCAATCCCGGATTTTCCATTGAAAACCcaatttttgattttgatgatttgagaGAAGAAGATGGTTGTAGTGGTGATGGACAAAACCGGTTCACTTCTAGTCAAAAAAAAGTGGAAATGGAAGAAATTGTAGTCGAGAAGGGGGGTTTCCCAGTGAGACTTGGTAAATTCAGAAAGCCAGATGTTGAAGCAGGGGAGACTGAAGTGGGAGAGACCAGTAGCAGTAATTTAGATGCAAGAAGATGTTTTTCTATGGGATCGTATCAGTATGTACTTGGCAACTCAGAACTCCGGGTTGCCTTGTACCATGATCGACAAGGCCTCGACATAAAGCTCGCAAGAGGGATAGAACATAATGGGAATTCTTCCGTTGATGGGGATGTGGAAGGGAAGAAGATTGGTACTGTGACTAAAGGTGAGAGCTATTCTGTTTCCAAGATCTGGCAGTGGTCAAAGAAAGGCAAATTTTCAAGTTCTTCAGATGTCCAGATGGGCATGCCACCTTCTCTTAATACGGAATTGCCATGGATGAGTAAACCACAAGGGACATGA